GAAGTTTACGATGGCCAAGAAAACGTACGACCTGCTGTTCAAGCTGCTGCTGATCGGCGATTCGGGCGTTGGAAAAACCTGCATCCTGTTCCGCTTTTCCGACGATGCATTTACTTCTACCTTTATCTCTACTATAGGTAAGATACCTCGCCTAATTCTACTGTAATGATAACTTTgcttacatttttttctagtTAGGTTGCGGCATGATTCATTCACCTAATCTAGAAACGCCCGTTTGAAGAGCTAGCCATTTCTTTGCTGATATTGATATATAACACTCGACTTACCCATAGCTTTAACACAATTTATTCACAACAGTAATGTAGCAGTTTAAATATTATATCGTCTGGTGCATAAAGcgataaaagaaacattaattttaGATTCACTAAAGAAACACTCTTAAAACCAAGAAAATAACATTGAATACAAACAATATTCGCATAAGATGGAATAAAATATATCGCCTGGCCAGTCGATGGTGGGAATTTTCCTATTATCAGTAATACACCCTAATAACATCCTTGATTAGATAATATTCTTTCCATCTAATATGAGCTCATAGGAGCTGCAGCCAACACAAGCATTTcaatcgaaaaaaaagttttgatcGCATAAAGTGCGGATGATCTAACAACCAGCATCTGATGAATCTCGCTCACTTCATCGTTTCACCGAGTAGGACCCACTTCTTTGTCAATTATAGATTCGGTCAAACATTCCTTATTAACACCTGTCAGCTAATCTGATATCTGAAACCGTAAAGCCGATAAACGTATTCCAGCGAAACGTGCGAGGCGCAGATTGTATAAGTGTAGCTTAGTGTGATAGTTTCTTTAAAGTGTCTTTATCCACATCTATTTCTTTCAGGTATTGActtcaaaattaaaacaattgaacTACGAGGCAAGAAAATAAAGTTACAAATTTGGGACACTGCCGGACAGGAAAGGTTTCACACCATCACAACCTCTTACTACCGTGGTGCGATGGGCATTATGCTCGTGTATGATATAACGAACGAGAAAAGTTTTGACAATATAGTGAAATGGTTGCGAAATATAGACGAGGTAGGTTTTATTATTACAGCCACGGGATTTGGATTTGAATTAATTGTGTACGAATTTTAATCGCtatcacattttttttccgtAGCACGCCAATGAGGATGTGGAAAAGATGATACTCGGCAACAAATGCGATATGGCGGATAAGCGTGCCGTGCGCAAGGAAAGGGGAGAAAATGTAAGAATACCATATATTGAATTGAATCCATCATATTTCATCACAGAGTAATGTAGGAAAATCATTTCAATTAATCACTTTGAAAGATCCTTatcatttcacttttcatataAATTGAATGCATACGAAGATTCCACATTACGATATAGAAAACTCGTTATCTAAAATGGTTGAATATACTTACGAAAGTATATACAAACATTTTTGCTATTTCGACTGATAACGAATGAAAATTAAAGAGTATGTTTAGTGATTCATGAATTTTCGTAATACAGATTTAGAATAATTCACATTAGGTAAATAATGATTAAACGCACATTTAAATTGATTGTCGATAGGGGATTTTAGATAGATGCATGGGTTCAGAAGTGGATTTGAACAAGGGCGCGAATGCTTCTAATGATATCAAAACTCACGCCACTACTCTCGTTCCAGATTGCCCGTGAACATGACATACGCTTTATGGAAACGTccgcaaaagcaaacacaaacatcgAACTAGCGTTCCGCGAGCTTGCCGAAGCGATCCTGGACAAGATCGCCGGCAAGGAAACGACCGACAACCCTGACCGAGTTGTTGTAAACAGAAGTACCGGTGAGCGGTTACCCGCGTACAAAGCATGCTGTACGTAGTGTGCTTGCCGTGCTTAATTGTAGTTTGGACGCCGACGCGTCCAGGTTGGCAAGAAGATGTCACCCCGGGTTACTTCATTTGACGGTGAATGGGTGCCCGTTGGTGGATGGTGGTTCCGCGATTCTTTTCGCGTATTCGGTGCCGTGCTTTTacctgcgttttttttttatttactttgcgTTTAAGACTTTGCTCGGGCTTGATCGACAAACACGATGCAAGACCCAAAAACACACTGGGCCAAATGATGAAATTAGTAGCAGATATCATAAGTTTAGTTGGTGGGCGCTGGTTATAGTGCGTTTTGTACGGTGTCGACATAAGTCACTGTTGCGCAAGTAAATTATCATTCACATTACAGCATGCGTGTCCTCGGTGTgtcactgtgtgtgtggggtgtcCTTGGGATCGAATTCACGTCTCTTGAGAATGAATCGAATGTAATCATCGCCCAGCCGCGCGTAGTATTGCGTAGGATCACGCAGCGGCTCGTGCTACACAACGTTGATTGATACAGTAGGAATAGTTGGTAGCGCGTATcaaatcagaaaaaaaacatcgttgTAAGCGTAGTGTCGTGTAAAAGAGCATAATTTCATTAACGTTAGTGTAGACCATTTGAGCTTAGCATTTGCTAACTCAACTCTAGACCACTAAACTAACCTCTCCCCACCTAACCCACCCCGATATCCTCTCACTTCAAGAATAAGTCTATGCGAACCAAGTCCCCCCGAAACTGCTTAGCTTTATAGTTACGTTGGTTAGCAAAATGACAGTTGAAATGCAGTGGCAATGTTATAacaaattcgttttttttttaaagagatCGCTTATCAGcagcggttttttgtttttaattattcgcAGGGCCACACAACCCAGCATATTAGCTTTCATTTagcattttattatattttgtcTCCCCCCAAAAGTGAtcacacaattttttttatcttacaAAAACccatatgtttttattaatgtGTCACACAATCGTCACATACACGTTGCGGTTTAGCAGTTAGCAAAATGTAGttacaaatatatttttcttcaGCTTTACAATTTATCGTTAAATCGCTGCTGGACTATTTCATATTATTCTTGCTAATAggtgttttgcaaaaaaaaaaacaacaacttttgCGTTTAGTTTCCGCAAAACGAAAGGGTAAAACTAGAGCAAAACAATTATATCTCTCAGTGAAGGCAAAATTGCACACAAAAATTTCCGCGCAATGGGGGGAAAAACGCGAACACGAACGAATAATTTTCGTACAAGTaggatgcgtgtgtgcgtttgttgcAATGCGAGGGtgctggaaaaacaaaaaaaaaacaaatcaaaagcaGTAGCTTTAAGCCAAGCAAAACCAGCTTATTTCAGTTTGTGATGGATACGAGTTGCAAAAATGCAACGTTTTGCAGttaatgagagagagagaggttgCTGCAGCCGAAGCTAGACGAACACGATACGTAGACgatattgaaatgaaaaaattgATGTTactaaaagaagaaattaattataaacacAAGAGCATGATTTAGCTATATTTAAGTATgcgaaaaagcaacaaactaTAAAATCACAAACGAAGGTCACAACAAcctgcgaaaaaaaaaacatacacgaTCCTAACCCGCAATCCTTCACATCTGCTTAGTGAGGGCGAACGATTAACAAAATGTAATCCAATTGATGAAGCGTTCAAGACCTCGCGAAACGAACGATCGACAAAAACGATAT
This window of the Anopheles moucheti chromosome X, idAnoMoucSN_F20_07, whole genome shotgun sequence genome carries:
- the LOC128306416 gene encoding ras-related protein Rab-10-like, whose protein sequence is MAKKTYDLLFKLLLIGDSGVGKTCILFRFSDDAFTSTFISTIGIDFKIKTIELRGKKIKLQIWDTAGQERFHTITTSYYRGAMGIMLVYDITNEKSFDNIVKWLRNIDEHANEDVEKMILGNKCDMADKRAVRKERGENIAREHDIRFMETSAKANTNIELAFRELAEAILDKIAGKETTDNPDRVVVNRSTGERLPAYKACCT